The Papaver somniferum cultivar HN1 unplaced genomic scaffold, ASM357369v1 unplaced-scaffold_18, whole genome shotgun sequence genome includes a window with the following:
- the LOC113337944 gene encoding F-box/kelch-repeat protein At3g23880-like: MDCSSRLPPEITLEILSRVPSETILDCKAVCRIWRNLLRPVSFSKIHFHHHHNHDDDSGKLSFLASTSKKNTDSDNLEFKYFEYNKNHDSETSIERIKRVNFKPPFSDAKIVASSNGLLCLTGTPSVCICNPITREHIMLPEIKTQYCDSHQNCMWTNGFGYLSSTNEYKVVAIHASSQPVFVEVQIYTLGSRNGWRNLGRFNMDLCQLINAFLPQGIFANGALYWIAGDLDMIVTFDLAEEKFCENLSPPPSPPNGTWIWNGIRVLDGCLYIAVWKIVEEDGGDEGEWFDIWLLKKKNNNDGLKEREGYQSLGWTKEFRLVEDRLVAVTKSGGVITHVTYRVNCFNIYDLKSSTPKRFGDLKECFVHEIFPHKNTLVSLKELGEEDTKIMEPIEIEKTGRRDLPLEQPKEVEALDALLSLKEIRVKDKEIMESIQIEETESHGSPSEKPEEDEARDT, translated from the coding sequence ATGGATTGCTCCAGCCGTCTACCACCGGAGATCACATTGGAAATTTTAAGCAGAGTTCCAAGTGAAACGATCCTTGACTGTAAAGCGGTATGCAGAATTtggagaaatcttcttcgtcctgTATCATTCTCTAAAATTCACttccatcatcatcacaatcacgACGATGATTCTGGTAAGTTGAGTTTTCTTGCTTCAACTAGTAAGAAAAATACGGATTCTGATAACCTAGAGTTCAAATATTTTGAATATAACAAGAATCATGACTCAGAAACGTCTATTGAAAGAATTAAAAGGGTTAATTTCAAACCCCCATTTAGTGATGCTAAGATTGTTGCTTCTTCTAATGGTCTGCTGTGTCTTACTGGAACCCCATCTGTTTGTATTTGTAATCCCATTACTAGAGAACACATCATGCTTCCTGAAATCAAGACACAGTATTGTGATAGTCATCAGAATTGTATGTGGACTAATGGGTTTGGTTACCTTTCTTCAACAAATGAGTACAAAGTTGTAGCAATACATGCTTCCTCGCAGCCCGTATTTGTAGAAGTGCAGATATACACATTAGGCAGTCGCAACGGATGGAGAAACCTTGGAAGATTCAATATGGACCTCTGCCAATTAATTAATGCGTTTTTACCACAAGGTATCTTTGCCAATGGAGCTCTTTATTGGATTGCCGGTGATTTAGATATGATCGTTACCTTCGATTTGGCCGAGGAAAAGTTTTGTGAAAATCTGTCACCACCTCCTTCGCCACCAAATGGTACTTGGATTTGGAACGGAATAAGAGTTTTGGATGGGTGTTTGTATATAGCTGTTTGGaaaattgttgaagaagatggaggaGATGAGGGAGAATGGTTTGACATATGGCtattgaaaaagaagaacaataaTGATGGCTTGAAAGAGCGCGAGGGATATCAATCATTGGGTTGGACTAAAGAGTTTAGACTTGTAGAAGACAGATTAGTAGCTGTTACAAAGAGTGGTGGTGTTATAACTCACGTTACTTACCGTGTGAACTGTTTCAATATTTACGACCTAAAATCTTCTACACCTAAGAGGTTTGGGGATCTTAAGGAATGTTTTGTTCATGAAATATTTCCTCACAAGAACACCTTAGTTTCgttgaaagaattaggggaagaAGATACAAAGATAATGGAGCCGATTGAAATTGAGAAGACAGGAAGACGGGATTTGCCTTTGGAGCAGCCGAAAGAGGTTGAGGCCCTGGATGCGTTACTTTCATTGAAAGAAATACGGGTAAAGGATAAGGAGATTATGGAGTCGATTCAAATTGAGGAGACAGAAAGCCATGGTTCGCCTTCGGAGAAGCCAGAAGAAGATGAGGCCAGGGATACCTAG
- the LOC113337945 gene encoding putative F-box protein At1g46840: protein MCEILTLGKDTAWRRIDKVPPSGKYYKEKHGSVCVNGSIYWMDYENSATILVAFDVGREEYRIISNLDFLSYRESGLDFISSRVSFYLMELDGHLAIKKNTGDHNVNLWILDDECDKNISTRNTSNIKWTKEIITLPLDRSNSNIRFQVVGGTEYLILECYGGYYEPPVWVHCYNRENKTFSRIKITGDGSPISLLGAYIGHPFHMFTTYVESLLALQRSHRPSMKAPDTSSTK, encoded by the coding sequence ATGTGCGAGATCTTGACTCTAGGCAAAGACACTGCTTGGAGAAGGATTGATAAGGTACCACCGTCAGGTAAGTActataaagaaaaacatggttctGTTTGTGTGAATGGTTCCATATATTGGATGGATTACGAGAATTCTGCTACCATACTAGTGGCATTTGATGTTGGGAGGGAGGAGTACAGAATTATATCAaaccttgatttccttagctaccGCGAGTCTGGCCTTGATTTCATTAGCTCCCGTGTGTCTTTCTATCTTATGGAGCTGGATGGGCATCTAGCTATAAAAAAGAACACAGGTGATCACAATGTCAACCTGTGGATACTTGATGATGAATGTGACAAAAACATCAGTACTAGAAATACTAGTAACATCAAATGGACTAAAGAGATTATTACATTACCTCTTGACAGGAGCAATTCAAATATTCGGTTTCAAGTCGTTGGCGGGACAGAGTACTTGATCTTAGAATGCTATGGGGGTTATTATGAACCGCCTGTCTGGGTTCACTGTTACAATAGGGAAAACAAGACTTTCAGCAGAATTAAAATTACTGGAGATGGAAGTCCCATATCCTTGTTAGGTGCCTATATTGGTCATCCCTTTCACATGTTTACAACATATGTTGAAAGTCTTTTAGCCCTTCAAAGGAGTCATAGGCCATCAATGAAGGCACCAGACACGAGCTCAACCAAATAA
- the LOC113337946 gene encoding nuclear pore complex protein NUP98A-like produces MFNSAPLFGTQQPSVFGQNNNGFAPKPFGTPTTPFGTQAAGSMFSCTWTGNFGGGTQAFSSPVFGNTASAPVSSFGTSTPAFGTSSFAGTSIFGQKPASTFGVNANTPTFGTNTTTPGFGTQPNTGFGSQPTTGFGSQPNSGFGNNPSTPAPFGSQSSSISMQTTIPSTFGTPGAFGQPGFGQQQKSGGSRAVAYAPTELDDILPNTTLSATTSKGKFQSISFMPVHAEKSHEELRWEDYQLGDKGGPKAFGTPQSNPFGIGTTQTNLFTSTTTTPNAFGLQKTTSFPSHTSPFNTSGTAGSTPSNPFATGTSLTSTNAFNQPSTTAFTPYNFGTTPGTTPSTATSTFNSTPVTPNPNPFSITPTFPQTNNAPFNSTPAAPNPFTFQQPNSGMGQFSSSVFPPVSTTCAPLTNTVGTQNSGFWNNSTPSLLFNTVGAQNSGFVNNSTPSPLSNTLGTQNSGFVNPFNSRTSPPSWSPFGGQTNPSLQTQPAFTFSSNVSASIGVAPSVFTPNSFGQNTFPQPSTGNLGNTVATQPSGVTMNPFGTLPAMPQLSIGHTRAAPSIQYGISKMPVVGKAPPVRVSPLLMTSRHLSQNRIRLPARRSSYPNNNSARVPFFSDDEEAPSTPKADALFIPRENPRALVIRPLEHWTSRVSAEKSKDTSNTPQHENGKLSEKDSGSSLNGSINHEKHKSNPSLAENGHKERTNTEADIEALMPILCCSDYYTEPRIQELAAKERAEPGFCGRVKDFIVGRIGFGSIKFAGETDVRKLDLESLVQFNNREVIVYLDDSKKPPVGQGLNKAAVVTLLNIKCFDNKTGQQCMEGVKVEKYKEMLIQKALDQGAEFVSYDPINGEWKFRVNHF; encoded by the coding sequence ATGTTCAATTCTGCACCTCTGTTTGGTACACAGCAGCCGTCAGTTTTCGGGCAAAACAACAATGGTTTTGCTCCTAAACCTTTTGGCACTCCTACAACTCCGTTTGGTACTCAGGCAGCGGGGTCTATGTTTAGCTGCACTTGGACGGGTAATTTCGGAGGAGGAACTCAGGCTTTTTCTTCACCGGTGTTTGGAAATACAGCATCAGCCCCGGTAAGTTCCTTTGGCACTTCAACTCCAGCTTTCGGTACATCCTCCTTCGCCGGAACTTCTATATTTGGGCAGAAGCCTGCTTCGACATTCGGAGTCAATGCAAACACTCCGACTTTCGGTACTAATACAACTACACCGGGCTTTGGGACTCAACCAAATACAGGGTTCGGGTCCCAACCGACTACAGGCTTCGGGTCTCAACCAAATTCTGGATTTGGAAACAACCCTTCAACTCCAGCTCCCTTTGGATCCCAAAGTTCTTCTATTAGTATGCAGACTACAATACCCTCTACATTTGGAACTCCAGGTGCCTTTGGGCAGCCAGGTTTCGGTCAACAACAAAAAAGTGGTGGAAGCAGAGCAGTGGCTTACGCTCCTACAGAATTAGATGATATTTTACCGAATACTACCCTGAGTGCTACAACTTCAAAAGGTAAATTTCAATCGATATCATTTATGCCTGTTCATGCAGAGAAAAGTCATGAAGAACTGAGGTGGGAGGATTACCAGTTGGGTGATAAAGGTGGTCCGAAGGCTTTTGGGACTCCACAATCGAACCCTTTTGGAATTGGGACTACACAGACAAATCTGTTTACCTCTACGACGACAACTCCCAATGCATTTGGTCTTCAGAAAACAACTAGCTTTCCTTCACACACTTCTCCTTTCAACACTTCAGGGACGGCTGGATCAACACCATCAAACCCTTTTGCGACAGGTACATCATTAACATCAACAAATGCATTTAATCAACCAAGTACTACtgcattcactccatataattttgGAACTACTCCTGGCACTACTCCTTCAACTGCAACCTCGACTTTTAACTCAACACCCGTAACACCCAACCCCAACCCCTTCAGTATAACACCCACATTCCCACAGACAAATAATGCGCCTTTTAATTCAACACCCGCAGCACCCAACCCCTTTACATTCCAACAGCCAAATAGTGGTATGGGTCAATTTTCTAGTTCAGTGTTTCCACCAGTAAGCACCACATGTGCTCCGCTAACAAACACGGTTGGTACACAAAACTCTGGCTTCTGGAACAATTCAACGCCGTCTCTGCTATTCAACACTGTTGGTGCACAAAATTCTGGCTTCGTGAACAATTCAACGCCGTCTCCGCTATCGAACACTCTTGGTACACAAAATTCTGGCTTCGTGAATCCTTTCAACTCAAGGACATCTCCGCCTTCCTGGAGCCCATTTGGTGGCCAAACTAACCCATCACTACAGACTCAGCCAGCTTTTACCTTTTCTAGCAATGTATCAGCCAGTATTGGAGTTGCACCAAGTGTTTTTACACCAAATAGTTTTGGCCAGAACACATTTCCTCAACCGTCAACCGGCAACCTAGGTAATACAGTGGCTACACAACCATCTGGTGTTACAATGAATCCTTTTGGAACACTTCCTGCAATGCCTCAATTATCAATTGGACATACAAGAGCTGCACCATCAATTCAATATGGAATATCTAAGATGCCTGTCGTCGGTAAAGCCCCACCTGTCCGAGTTTCTCCCTTGTTGATGACTTCTAGACATTTGTCTCAGAACAGGATTAGGTTACCTGCTAGGAGATCATCTTATCCTAACAACAATAGCGCAAGGGTGCCATTTTTCAGTGATGATGAGGAAGCTCCTAGCACACCAAAAGCAGATGCGCTTTTTATTCCAAGGGAGAATCCAAGAGCTCTTGTTATACGTCCCCTTGAACATTGGACCTCAAGAGTCTCTGCAGAAAAATCCAAGGATACCAGCAATACTCCTCAGCACGAGAATGGTAAACTTTCTGAAAAAGATTCAGGTTCAAGTTTGAATGGCTCTATCAATCATGAAAAACATAAGAGTAATCCATCATTGGCAGAAAATGGCCACAAGGAGCGGACAAATACTGAGGCAGATATTGAGGCGCTGATGCCGATACTCTGCTGCTCTGACTACTACACCGAGCCTCGGATTCAAGAATTAGCAGCCAAGGAGAGAGCAGAGCCAGGGTTCTGCGGTAGGGTGAAGGACTTCATTGTGGGAAGGATTGGGTTTGGTAGCATCAAGTTTGCAGGAGAGACTGATGTGCGGAAGCTTGACCTGGAGTCCCTGGTACAATTCAACAACCGGGAGGTGATAGTTTACCTGGATGACAGTAAGAAGCCTCCAGTTGGACAAGGACTGAACAAGGCTGCAGTGGTGACACTCCTCAACATTAAGTGCTTTGATAATAAAACTGGACAGCAATGCATGGAGGGGGTTAAGGTTGAAAAGTACAAGGAGATGCTGATACAGAAGGCTCTCGACCAGGGTGCTGAGTTTGTTTCTTATGATCCCATCAATGGAGAGTGGAAGTTCAGGGTGAACCACTTTTAG